Proteins encoded within one genomic window of Haematospirillum jordaniae:
- a CDS encoding holin family protein: MWGTLFLLIGGLLDKIIPDKDKADEAKLKLMELQLSGQLEEITQQQSVNRAEAGSSSLFVSGWRPAIGWILAASIAYQYLVRPFLIGFNVSPNLPGLDEMLWELMFGMVGVSSLHTFERMNMPK, translated from the coding sequence GTGGATTGCTGGATAAAATCATCCCCGACAAAGACAAGGCCGATGAGGCGAAGCTGAAGCTGATGGAACTTCAGCTGAGTGGTCAGCTTGAAGAGATCACACAACAGCAATCTGTGAATCGTGCTGAGGCTGGATCTAGTAGTTTGTTTGTATCGGGTTGGCGCCCTGCGATTGGCTGGATTCTAGCGGCCTCGATTGCCTATCAATACTTGGTGCGTCCGTTTTTGATTGGCTTCAACGTGTCGCCCAATCTTCCTGGTCTTGACGAGATGTTGTGGGAGTTGATGTTCGGGATGGTTGGCGTCAGCAGTCTTCACACATTTGAGAGAATGAACATGCCGAAATAG